The Aspergillus luchuensis IFO 4308 DNA, chromosome 6, nearly complete sequence genome segment TACTGCGACTTCATTCATCACCTTTCTGGTGGCTCCTTACCTCCataagccaccaccaccacctgctCCGAGCTACCAAGTGGTGCTCGCTGCTCCCTCACCATGACCACAAATTTGGGGTCGGCGCTGGAACACGCCGGCGGCAGTGGCAAGGATAAGGAGGGTATCTCCATTGGAACTTTCGTTGCTTCCCTAACCACTGCCATCGTTGTCTTTGCTGTggaattcctcctctttatTCTACTCAAGGGAAAGCTCACTCGTATCTAGTAAGTGATCCACCTGTAACTATAGCCGAGGAGACATGACTGAAGCTGATCGATATCCAGTCAACCAAGAACCTACCTAGTCTCAGACAGGGAACGTACGCAACCATCGCCGCCGGGATTCTTTCGATGGATCGTCCCCGTGTTTCGCACTTCCAGCACTGAGTTCATACAAAAATGTGGCCTCGACGCTTACTTCTTTCTCCGCTACCTGCGCATGCTTCTCAAGATCTTTATCCCCCTAGGATGTCTAATTCTGCCAGTTCTTTTGCCTTTGAATAAAGTTGGCGGCAAGGACACGAGCTACAAAAATGGTACAGCAGCGGATGGCCAATGGAACGTCACTGGTCTGGATCAGCTTGCCTGGGGCAACGTCAAACCTGAGCATACATCACGCTACTGGGGCCATCTGGTCATGGCTGTCATCGCCATCTTTTATGTCTGCGCCGTGTTCTTTGACGAGCTCAGAGGGTATATCCGTCTCCGGCAGGCCTACTTGACGTCCCCCCAACATCGACTGCGAGCGTCCGCGACAACTGTTCTAGTTACAGCCATCCCCGAAAGCTGGCTTTCTGTAGAGGCCCTCGAATCACTGTTTGATGTCTTCCCGGGAGGAATTCGAAACATCTGGATTAACCGCAATTTTGACGATCTCAACGAAAAGGTGAAGCAGCGCGATGAGCTGGCTCTGAAACTTGAGGCTGCTGAGACCGACCTAATTATCAAGTGCAAAAAGGCTCAGCTGAAGCAAGCGAGAGCTGAAGCCAAGAAAGCCGGAAAGAACCCAAACACAGCGGagacaaaagagaagaaagacgcCGACAGGAAGGCTTCAGTGCTGGCGCTTGATGGGGGTGTCAGCTCCGGCAATCCCCACCAAGCTCGCACTCTCGACCAGATCCTGCATCGTACcaaatcgaagaagaagccggaaCAGCCAGGGCCAAAGAAACGACTAAACCCGTTGGACCCTGCCGTCGAGGCAGCAGAGGCAGTCGGTCAGGGCATGGGAAAGCTGGGAAAATCTGTGATTGGGGGGTTCAAGAAAGTCGAGCATGGACTGGACGGAACGTTGGCCCGATCAGGTGGATTTGTGCCGGGCGACGCTATGgtcattcctcctcaccattCAGAACCTGAAACTAATGAAGCCAACGACGCCAATGATGGGGAGCCCCAGGTTTGGTCGACAGATCCCCGCGATCATGCCGAGCTCACCCCGGAGGCTAGTGCATCAGAAGCGCGACCGGCGTCTAGACCGAAAAGGCCGTTTTGGAAAAGCCAATTGTCCAAGGATTCGAAGACGAGCAGTGAGCCTGATGAACTGCCCCTCACGGCCCCAGAGTCTCCTGTGGAACACGAGGATGTAGAGGCCTCTGGCTCTGAAAGCGGCAATTCAATCAAAGAAAAGATCCCCTCCGACAATCCAAGAGGATTCAAGGAGGGCGACCGGGTACAGGGTGAGGAGTATCCCATTGCTTACAATGAAGGCTTCGACAACGAGGATTTCGGAGAACCGCTATGGCAGAAATACATCAGACCCAAAGATCGCGATACGATGCGACTACCGATTTTCGGCCTCAGTTGGATGCCATCTTTGTGGCTCATCGGCAAGAAGGTCGACACCATCGACTATTGTCGCAAGGAGTTGGCGCGCCTGAACCTGGAGATTGAAATTGACCAGCAGAATCCGGAGAAGTTTCCCCATATGAATTCAGCATTTATCCAGTTCAACCACCAAGTCGCCGCACATATGGCTTGTCAGGCCGTCAGTCACCACGTTCCCAAGCAGATGGCGCCTCGTCTCGTCGAGATCTCACCAGACGACGTCATCTGGGACAACATGTCGATCAAATGGTGGGAGCGTTATCTGCGTACGTTTGGCATTATCGCCGTTGTCTGTGGGATGGTGATAGGCTGGGCAATTCCCGTGGCGTTCACTGGTCTGCTTTCTCAGCTGTCATACCTGGAAGCTGCGTTTACTTGGCTATCCTGGCTTTCTACATTGCCCGGATGGTTTATCTCTGCCATCCAGGGTGTGTTGCCTGCACTTTTCCTCGCTATCCTAATGGCTATCCTACCCCTAATCCTTCGCTTTCTTAGTCGAACACAAGGTCTCTCCACGGGTATGGCCGTCGAGCTGACCGTTCAAAACTATTACTTTGCATTCCTGTTCGTGCAACTGTTCCTTGTTGTTACCATCTCGTCCAGTTTTTCgaccatcatcagcaacgTGACCGACGTTACCAGCTGGCCTGAACTTCTGGCGCAGAATATTCCCTCGTCTAGCAACTACTTCTTCTCGTACATGATTCTTCAGGCGATGTCAGTGAGTGCTGGAGCTTTGGTCCAGATCGTCAACCTGGTGAGCTGGTTCATTCTCGCACCGATTCTGGACAAGACCGCGCGGAAGAAATGGGGCCGCACAACCAACCTAAATCAGATGCAATGGGGTACATTCTTTCCGGTGTATACCACGCTTGCGTCCATTGGTAAGCCCGATTCCTTACTCTCCCGATGGCGTCTTTTGCTAATTCGAATTTAGGGTTGATCTACTGTGTCATTGCACCTCTTATCCTGATCTTCAACGTGATCACGTTCAGTCTCTTCTGGTTCGTCTACCGGTATAATACGCTTTACGTGACCAAATTCCGCTTCGATACGGGTGGACTGCTTTTCCCTCGAGCCATCAATCAGCTGTTCACCGGTCTATATGTCATGGAGCTCAGTCTGATCGGACTGTTCTTCTTGGTCCGGGACACGCAGGGCGAAGTTGCTTGTGAAGGACAGGcgatcatcatgatcattgTCCTCATCCTGACTGCCGGCTATCAGATCCTCTTGAATGACGCGTTTGGGCCTCTGTTCCGTTACCTGCCCATCACGCTGGAGGACGATGCGGTGCGCCGTGATGAGGAATTCGCTCGGGCCCAGAGAACCCGCTTAGGTCTCCCtaatgaggaggaagaggatccGAATGACACTATCGAGCACCAGCTGGCTGAGCGTGAACATCGTCAGCATCAGATTGACCGAATGTCGCACGATATCGAGCTAAAGACGCTTGAGTCTTCCTCCCCCGAGCGGCAAAATCACCACACCATGCATAGGCCGCATCTCGGACCGCAGCGTCGATCCTGGGCTGAACGATCACCAAACCGGCGGTCACCATACTACAAGGCCCACTCCAATACTCAAGTACCCAGTGTCCAGCGTCTGCGCGACAGGATCGCACAAGACGCCGAGGCCCAAGGCCCTCCTTCGCGCAACGTTGGGACCACGCTCTTTTCCGGCATCCACGATGAATTGGAGGACTTGACACCCGACGAACGTGATCAGCTCGTTCAACGTGCCTTTCAACATGACGCATTGCGTGCCAAGCGACCAGTGATCTGGATCCCTCGCGACGATCTTGGGGTCAGTGACGACGAGGTGTACCGCACGCAGCGGTTCAGCAAGCACATCTGGATCAGTAACGAGTATCAGGCGCTGGATGGGAAATGCCACACGATCTTCAGCCGCAGTCCGCCCGACTTTTCCGAGGTAGACCTCATCCAGTTATAAGGCGTTCGGCTGTATCAGTAGGCTGTATGATTGACGACTATTTGTTCTGGTTTGCAGTTTTTGCTTTATTCGGTTCATGGGATAAGGATTTTGCATTTAGAGGCGTTGGGATCCATTCAGAAGGGTTATAGGAGAGCGTGTGTACATGATTACCCAAGCAAGATGCCATAGATGGAGATACATCACAAGCAATGtctatatagtactataacAGCACCAACCAAATTTCAACCACCTCAATCCATAAACTTACAGATAGGCAACCGGTACTTCTCAATCCTCCAATACGGCCTCCTGACTCCCTCCCACTCACCCTCCAACGCCGgcacctccaactcctcccacTCGACATCGAACCCAGCCTCAAACAGATCCATCTCTACCACCTTCTGATAAACATCATAACTAATCTGCCTATCAGCGCCCATCCCATTAAAGAATCCCCAACGCCCACTCCCATGTTCTCCATCCTGCTCCAAAATCCCAATCACCTGCTCCGAAAAGAACTCCCGGAAATCACTGTACGACTCGGCAAACGTATCATAGTAAAtcgcatcaaccaccacTCCCTCGCCCACCAATGCAGGCAACACATCCTGCCACCGGCCCTCATGGATCCGGACTCCAGGCTTCTGATCCCACCCCTTACGcttcatctccgccaccacctccggGTGCGCCTCCACGATATGATGCTCACTGGGGCCATGCGACTGCAAAAACGTATCGACGATGCCCATCCCGTGCCCGATGTTCATGACCCGCAGCCCCGGGGTGGGGAGCAGCTTCGCCGCGGACTTCTCCATAATGGTGGATTCCCACGACATCATCACCCCGTTTTGGTCGCTGTCGAGAAGTCGGTCGTTTGTGAAGGTTAGGTTCGAGTCGAGGTAGCGCGGTTGCGTGACGGAGGGGTcttctgttgctgctgctggttgttCTTCAGTGGTAGCAGCTTCAGCCTCAGCTTCAACAGCAGTAGtagctgcttcttcaacaccctctccctcctgctcttcttcgtcttcatcatcatcatctcccaacgcctcccacccctcctccaacctccccaacaacaactccgCCCGAACGCCCGCATCCACAATCATCTCATAAAcctccatcaaccccaaccgTCTCGCAATACATCCCGGGGTCTCATCATTCAAATCCAGATCATTCCAGATCGCGCCCTCGCCGAGCAGAAACTTGACGGTTTCGACGACGCCGCCCGCGTTGTCCCCATCGGCATTTGTGTCCACGCCATTCGTCTGCTTCTCGGCATCATTggtctcctccccctcctcctcgcacGCAGCAATGGCCGCGTGCAGCGGAGAGAATCCCGTCTCCGGGTCCTTGACGTTGGCGGGGTTTCCGGGCGTTTGGTTCTCGCGGATTAGGCGGCGCAGGAGCGGGATGTTGTGGGTGGatgcggcgaggaggatttCTTGGATGTTTAGGTCCAGGTTTAGGGCCATGTTGGGGTCTTGGGTGAAGGTTATTACGGGGTCGGTGGATGGGTCGGTCATTTTGGTGAGTTGGTATGTCTGGTTTAACGAAAGGGTTAGTTGGTTGTTgtgaggatggtgggggAGTAATTGGATATGCGCGGCGgcggggtggggaggatctGATTTTGAGCGGGGAGAAATTGGATTGggctgggttgggttggtgaagtgtggtgtggtgtggtgtggtgtgggtggtTTCTGGAGACTTACCGTTAATCTGACTATGGGAGAGGTGTTTTGGGGTTGGATTGGTGTAAGTTTCCAAGTAGATGATATGTTCTACTGGGTTGAactggtggtggatgattcCGCTGGTAGAGATTTCCGCCGCCGCATTCGTCCCCGCCGCAGCTCCGCTGCAACTGAACATCAATATTACACGATAGCTTCGTACACTGACTGTAACCACCCGACTTAtgtagaagagaagagaaactgATCGCCGTTGCTCGAACCTGAGAATAACTATTTGTACAAGTACCCGATTCCATTCACCTGTCGTCCTGTCGGACGATCTTCATAGCGCCATGTCTTGCTACACCATTAACAAAGTCCCCATTGCTCTCCATCGGTCCATCCATCCGCTTATTTCGTATCGTCGGAGCCCGCGTTGACGTTCAAGCCCAGTCCCTGGCTGTCCAGGTACAGCTTGTTCCGGCCACCGTTCTCCTGCAGGATCTGGGCGATGTGGCGGGCGTTCTCGATCTTCCGCAGCTCGATGTaactcttgctcttcttgatGGCGTCACCGATCAGCTCGGCTGAACGAGCCTCACCCTGAGCGCGCACAATGAATGCTTGCTTCTCCTGGCGGGCCTTGTCGACCAGGAACGCGGCCCGCTGGGCTTCCTGCTGAGCAACCTGCTTGGCTTCGACGGCGGCGGTGAATTCGGGGGAGAAGGTCAAGTGCTATGGCAGGTATTAGCGAGGTGGGTAAGAGAAGAAGTAAAAGCAGGATTAGCATACCGTAAGCGACACATCGTCCAGGGCAATGTTGAAGCGAGCAGCCCGACGAGCAAGGTTCTCCCGGACCAAGCGGGCAACGTTCTCACGCTGAGTGATCAACTGACTGGCGTTGAATTGTGCCACCACGCTCTTCAAAACCTCGTTCACAATCGACGGAAGCACACGCTCGTCAAAGTCCTGTCCCAGGGTACGGTATATTTGGGGGAGGGCATCGACACGGGGTCTGGACAGGACACGGCAGGTGATGTTCACCATCTGCAAGTCCTTGGTACCGGTAAGGGAAGCAATATTGCGCGGCTTTGCGCGGACATCGTAGATAATAGGAGTTTCGACCCAGGGAATCCGAAGATGAGTTCCTAAAAGGATAACTTGTTAGATGAAGCCGAATGCAGCACATTGGATATGCGTACCTTCACTGTAGATTTCCTTCTTGACACCACCTACTCTGGAGTACTTGATCGCACGGTGACCACCATCAACTGTAGTAGCCGTCAGTAAAGACCCTATTTCCACCGATTATGAACGAGAATTAGCTCACCGTTGAACAGCGAGTTGGAAACAGCATATACTCCAAGACCAGTGAGGAAC includes the following:
- a CDS encoding putative DUF221 domain protein (COG:S;~EggNog:ENOG410PG2J;~InterPro:IPR003864,IPR027815,IPR032880,IPR022257;~PFAM:PF12621,PF02714,PF13967;~TransMembrane:11 (o24-48i108-127o168-187i662-686o706-732i753-781o801-829i850-869o875-893i914-935o947-965i);~go_component: GO:0016020 - membrane [Evidence IEA]), translating into MTTNLGSALEHAGGSGKDKEGISIGTFVASLTTAIVVFAVEFLLFILLKGKLTRIYQPRTYLVSDRERTQPSPPGFFRWIVPVFRTSSTEFIQKCGLDAYFFLRYLRMLLKIFIPLGCLILPVLLPLNKVGGKDTSYKNGTAADGQWNVTGLDQLAWGNVKPEHTSRYWGHLVMAVIAIFYVCAVFFDELRGYIRLRQAYLTSPQHRLRASATTVLVTAIPESWLSVEALESLFDVFPGGIRNIWINRNFDDLNEKVKQRDELALKLEAAETDLIIKCKKAQLKQARAEAKKAGKNPNTAETKEKKDADRKASVLALDGGVSSGNPHQARTLDQILHRTKSKKKPEQPGPKKRLNPLDPAVEAAEAVGQGMGKLGKSVIGGFKKVEHGLDGTLARSGGFVPGDAMVIPPHHSEPETNEANDANDGEPQVWSTDPRDHAELTPEASASEARPASRPKRPFWKSQLSKDSKTSSEPDELPLTAPESPVEHEDVEASGSESGNSIKEKIPSDNPRGFKEGDRVQGEEYPIAYNEGFDNEDFGEPLWQKYIRPKDRDTMRLPIFGLSWMPSLWLIGKKVDTIDYCRKELARLNLEIEIDQQNPEKFPHMNSAFIQFNHQVAAHMACQAVSHHVPKQMAPRLVEISPDDVIWDNMSIKWWERYLRTFGIIAVVCGMVIGWAIPVAFTGLLSQLSYLEAAFTWLSWLSTLPGWFISAIQGVLPALFLAILMAILPLILRFLSRTQGLSTGMAVELTVQNYYFAFLFVQLFLVVTISSSFSTIISNVTDVTSWPELLAQNIPSSSNYFFSYMILQAMSVSAGALVQIVNLVSWFILAPILDKTARKKWGRTTNLNQMQWGTFFPVYTTLASIGLIYCVIAPLILIFNVITFSLFWFVYRYNTLYVTKFRFDTGGLLFPRAINQLFTGLYVMELSLIGLFFLVRDTQGEVACEGQAIIMIIVLILTAGYQILLNDAFGPLFRYLPITLEDDAVRRDEEFARAQRTRLGLPNEEEEDPNDTIEHQLAEREHRQHQIDRMSHDIELKTLESSSPERQNHHTMHRPHLGPQRRSWAERSPNRRSPYYKAHSNTQVPSVQRLRDRIAQDAEAQGPPSRNVGTTLFSGIHDELEDLTPDERDQLVQRAFQHDALRAKRPVIWIPRDDLGVSDDEVYRTQRFSKHIWISNEYQALDGKCHTIFSRSPPDFSEVDLIQL
- the rmt2 gene encoding protein-arginine N5-methyltransferase (BUSCO:EOG09262N47;~COG:E;~EggNog:ENOG410PI10;~InterPro:IPR026480,IPR017408,IPR029063,IPR036770;~go_function: GO:0016274 - protein-arginine N-methyltransferase activity [Evidence IEA]), with translation MTDPSTDPVITFTQDPNMALNLDLNIQEILLAASTHNIPLLRRLIRENQTPGNPANVKDPETGFSPLHAAIAACEEEGEETNDAEKQTNGVDTNADGDNAGGVVETVKFLLGEGAIWNDLDLNDETPGCIARRLGLMEVYEMIVDAGVRAELLLGRLEEGWEALGDDDDEDEEEQEGEGVEEAATTAVEAEAEAATTEEQPAAATEDPSVTQPRYLDSNLTFTNDRLLDSDQNGVMMSWESTIMEKSAAKLLPTPGLRVMNIGHGMGIVDTFLQSHGPSEHHIVEAHPEVVAEMKRKGWDQKPGVRIHEGRWQDVLPALVGEGVVVDAIYYDTFAESYSDFREFFSEQVIGILEQDGEHGSGRWGFFNGMGADRQISYDVYQKVVEMDLFEAGFDVEWEELEVPALEGEWEGVRRPYWRIEKYRLPICKFMD
- the PHB2 gene encoding prohibitin subunit PHB2 (COG:O;~EggNog:ENOG410PH8R;~InterPro:IPR001107,IPR000163,IPR036013;~PFAM:PF01145;~go_component: GO:0016020 - membrane [Evidence IEA]), with translation MSGNPRDQLHKLQMALQNRRGGFGGGFGGGNPRAGMGLATLFLTGLGVYAVSNSLFNVDGGHRAIKYSRVGGVKKEIYSEGTHLRIPWVETPIIYDVRAKPRNIASLTGTKDLQMVNITCRVLSRPRVDALPQIYRTLGQDFDERVLPSIVNEVLKSVVAQFNASQLITQRENVARLVRENLARRAARFNIALDDVSLTHLTFSPEFTAAVEAKQVAQQEAQRAAFLVDKARQEKQAFIVRAQGEARSAELIGDAIKKSKSYIELRKIENARHIAQILQENGGRNKLYLDSQGLGLNVNAGSDDTK